A window of Melospiza melodia melodia isolate bMelMel2 chromosome Z, bMelMel2.pri, whole genome shotgun sequence contains these coding sequences:
- the DCTN3 gene encoding dynactin subunit 3: MAAGAAELRRLQWRLEELEQRVGLGGGGCAPRKVADELVKVQVALNNIAGKRERIKILFKKIEDVIKYLDPQYIDRMAVPDTMKLQFILAEEQAIPARAALLEQVKTLQPILDSTSIQAVPDHAAKLQRLSQIHIQQQEKRHDLTDSVKTLLEDYNKMTLLLSKQFVQWNEILTRLEVAKQAKPVAE; the protein is encoded by the exons ATGGCGGCGGGCGCTGCGGAGCTGCGGCGGCTGCAGTGgcggctggaggagctggagcagcgcgtCGGCCTCGGCGGCGGGGGCTGCGCGCCGCGAAAG GTGGCGGACGAGCTGGTGAAGGTGCAGGTGGCGCTGAACAATATCGCCGGGAAGAGGGAGAGGATCAAAATCCTTTTTAAGAAAA TTGAAGATGTAATAAAGTACCTTGACCCCCAGTACATTGACAGGATGGCTGTTCCAGACACTATGAAGCTGCAGTTCATCTTGGCAG AGGAACAGGCCATTCCTGCCCGTGCAGCCCTTCTGGAGCAGGTGAAGACCCTCCAGCCCATCCTGGACAGCACCAGTATCCAAG CGGTTCCTGACCACGCAGCCAAACTGCAGCGGCTCTCGCAGATCCACATACAGCAGCAG GAGAAGCGTCACGATCTCACTGACAGCGTCAAGACACTCCTTGAGGATTACAACAAAATG ACCCTGCTTCTCTCCAAGCAGTTTGTGCAATGGAATGAAATCCTGACACGTCTAGAAGTGGCCAAGCAGGCAAAACCTGTGGCAGAGtga
- the RPP25L gene encoding ribonuclease P protein subunit p25-like protein → MENYKKTKIVERPCPLPFTDLPADIIEMKVKDGSKIRNLMGYAMSKMEQDSVRQILFTGSGKAVSKTITCVEIMKRRLKELHQITKVLFRQIEEIWEPIVPEAGLDALTVKRNIPAICVLLSKDALDPQEPGYQAPGSFDAFWTETLKAESQGQMKRKQGGGRGAASTGKHPRSTGGVPGGP, encoded by the coding sequence ATGGAGAACTATAAGAAGACCAAAATTGTGGAGAGACCTTGTCCTCTTCCTTTCACTGACCTGCCCGCTGATATTATTGAAATGAAGGTGAAGGACGGGAGCAAAATTAGGAATCTGATGGGCTATGCCATGAGCAAGATGGAGCAGGACTCGGTGAGGCAGATTCTATTCACTGGCTCAGGCAAGGCCGTCAGCAAGACCATCACCTGCGTGGAAATCATGAAACGAAGGCTGAAGGAGCTGCACCAGATCACCAAAGTGCTCTTCAGACAGATCGAAGAAATCTGGGAGCCCATTGTGCCTGAGGCAGGCCTCGATGCCTTGACAGTGAAGAGGAACATTCCTGCCATTTGCGTCCTGCTGAGCAAAGATGCCCTGGATCCCCAGGAGCCGGGGTACCAGGCCCCAGGATCTTTCGATGCCTTCTGGACTGAGACACTGAAAGCAGAATCGCAGGGCCAGATGAAGAGGAAGCAGGGCGGAGGCCGGGGAGCTGCCAGCACGGGGAAGCACCCTCGCTCCACCGGGGGAGTGCCGGGCGGGCCCTGA